A window of the Nocardia sp. NBC_01329 genome harbors these coding sequences:
- a CDS encoding PPE domain-containing protein: MALNVDLGELVTVAARSADTARTTGAALPREWVLPAGADPISAQKIPQLNAQAASLFNGMLGMLNEVQKLSHNVGAAAVDYAATDEEGARMIAAAGGGLEVTNPVPAVEQLRYRRVPGPLSSMTSTTGDPLVFAQQLHSGPGPGPAYRFADSVRSFASDSAITVRGDMDSAASTMQHWTPVGSQVSEKLTKYRGWLDELTTGLTLLADDAESYGNSFEKAKAKHPTPEEIIAARKELVRSMRSKDEIGIQAALAKFQEQNAKSVETVGSYTAETGATGTGSGSEAGSGQSSGDSSMLAQMLPAMMSMMGTGMNGLPGTEEISDDYYDDYYDDYGTGDLGVPQFGSPGGSSLPSGGGIPSTADIESVSVGAMPMSTSTGMGSGAGTGTAPRVPVMEGASPSSSSGSQTARGGMPYMPMGPMAPGAGGGGGGGNERNRVVAWHPDRLMYVDDTPHTEQVIGERPTIAPTVTSPTPAPNQAPTRSGGTA; the protein is encoded by the coding sequence ATGGCACTGAACGTCGATCTCGGAGAACTGGTTACTGTCGCGGCCCGGTCCGCGGATACGGCCAGGACAACAGGCGCTGCCCTGCCACGTGAGTGGGTCCTGCCGGCCGGCGCCGATCCGATTTCCGCGCAGAAGATCCCCCAGCTCAACGCGCAGGCAGCCAGCTTGTTCAACGGTATGCTCGGCATGCTGAACGAGGTACAGAAGCTGTCACATAATGTCGGTGCCGCCGCCGTGGATTACGCGGCGACCGACGAGGAGGGGGCTCGGATGATCGCCGCCGCCGGTGGCGGGCTCGAGGTGACCAATCCGGTCCCCGCGGTGGAACAGCTGCGATATCGCCGGGTGCCGGGACCTTTGAGCAGTATGACCAGCACTACCGGTGACCCGCTGGTTTTCGCCCAGCAGTTGCATTCCGGCCCCGGCCCGGGCCCGGCCTATCGGTTCGCTGATTCGGTGCGCTCGTTCGCCAGCGATTCGGCCATCACCGTCCGCGGCGATATGGACAGCGCCGCCTCGACCATGCAGCATTGGACGCCGGTCGGCAGCCAGGTGTCGGAGAAGCTCACGAAATACCGTGGCTGGCTCGACGAACTCACCACCGGGCTGACTCTGCTCGCCGACGACGCGGAGTCGTACGGCAATTCCTTCGAGAAGGCCAAGGCGAAGCATCCCACCCCGGAAGAGATCATCGCTGCCCGGAAAGAACTCGTGCGTTCGATGCGTTCCAAGGACGAGATCGGGATACAGGCGGCGCTGGCGAAATTCCAGGAACAGAACGCGAAATCGGTGGAGACTGTCGGTTCGTACACCGCGGAGACCGGTGCCACCGGGACCGGCTCCGGCTCGGAGGCCGGCTCCGGGCAGAGCAGCGGTGACAGCAGCATGCTGGCCCAGATGTTGCCCGCCATGATGAGCATGATGGGCACTGGTATGAACGGCCTGCCGGGTACCGAAGAGATCTCCGACGATTACTACGACGATTACTACGACGACTACGGCACCGGTGACCTCGGGGTACCTCAGTTCGGATCGCCCGGCGGCAGCAGCTTGCCGTCCGGCGGCGGAATCCCCAGCACCGCGGATATCGAATCCGTTTCGGTCGGGGCGATGCCGATGTCGACCAGCACCGGAATGGGTTCCGGCGCCGGGACGGGAACGGCCCCTCGGGTCCCCGTGATGGAAGGGGCTTCTCCGTCCTCGTCTTCGGGTAGCCAAACCGCTCGTGGCGGTATGCCCTATATGCCGATGGGTCCGATGGCGCCGGGCGCCGGGGGTGGCGGTGGCGGCGGAAACGAGCGCAACCGGGTGGTCGCCTGGCACCCCGACAGGTTGATGTACGTCGACGACACCCCGCATACCGAGCAGGTGATCGGTGAACGTCCTACGATCGCGCCCACCGTGACATCACCGACTCCAGCGCCCAACCAGGCACCCACTCGTTCCGGAGGTACCGCATGA